The following are from one region of the Amycolatopsis sp. QT-25 genome:
- a CDS encoding family 2 encapsulin nanocompartment cargo protein polyprenyl transferase — translation MTTIETPTGARPAVEVLGWSRNLLDPALREAVDGLPESMRLIAGYHFGWWDEHGRPSTSDSGKALRPALALLSAQAVGGDAEIAVPVGVAVEMVHNFSLLHDDVMDADTTRRHRPTAWTVFGTGAAILAGDALLCRAFEVLSPFGQNALRVLSTAVIDLLEGQSADLKFEERGDVDTAECVRMAEGKTGALLGASCTLGALAGEGRQDQVDRLTEYGRALGLAFQHIDDLLGIWGDPAVTGKPVHSDLSHRKKSLPVVAALHSGTDAGRELEALYRKETLDAAEVPHAAELVERAGGRTWSQEQADALLTGALHHLAVADPVPRPGAELAALAKLVVRRRY, via the coding sequence TTGACGACCATCGAAACACCTACCGGTGCCCGGCCCGCCGTCGAAGTGCTGGGCTGGAGCCGGAATCTGCTCGACCCGGCACTGCGCGAGGCCGTCGACGGACTGCCCGAATCGATGCGGCTCATCGCCGGCTACCACTTCGGCTGGTGGGACGAGCACGGCCGTCCCTCTACTTCGGACAGTGGGAAGGCCTTGCGGCCCGCGCTGGCACTGTTGTCGGCGCAGGCCGTCGGCGGGGACGCCGAAATCGCCGTCCCGGTGGGGGTCGCGGTGGAGATGGTGCACAACTTCTCCCTGCTGCACGACGACGTGATGGACGCCGACACCACCCGGCGGCACCGCCCGACGGCCTGGACCGTTTTCGGTACCGGCGCGGCGATTCTCGCCGGGGACGCCTTGCTGTGCCGAGCCTTCGAGGTGCTGTCCCCGTTCGGACAGAACGCCTTGCGCGTGCTCAGCACGGCCGTCATCGACCTGCTGGAGGGCCAGAGCGCGGATCTGAAGTTCGAGGAACGCGGTGACGTCGACACCGCCGAATGCGTACGCATGGCCGAGGGGAAGACCGGCGCGTTGCTCGGGGCGTCCTGCACGCTCGGCGCGCTCGCCGGGGAAGGGAGGCAGGATCAAGTCGACCGGCTGACCGAGTACGGGAGGGCACTCGGGCTGGCGTTCCAGCACATCGACGATCTTCTCGGGATCTGGGGCGATCCGGCGGTGACCGGGAAACCGGTCCACTCGGATCTTTCCCACCGGAAGAAGTCCCTGCCGGTGGTGGCCGCGCTCCACTCCGGGACGGACGCCGGGCGAGAACTGGAGGCCTTGTACCGCAAGGAAACCCTCGACGCCGCGGAAGTACCCCACGCGGCGGAGCTGGTGGAACGGGCGGGCGGCCGGACGTGGAGTCAGGAGCAGGCCGACGCGCTCCTGACCGGCGCGCTGCACCATCTCGCCGTCGCGGATCCGGTGCCCCGCCCGGGCGCCGAGCTCGCGGCCCTCGCGAAACTGGTGGTGCGGCGACGATACTGA